Proteins found in one Macrobrachium nipponense isolate FS-2020 chromosome 4, ASM1510439v2, whole genome shotgun sequence genomic segment:
- the LOC135211461 gene encoding uncharacterized protein LOC135211461 produces the protein MSEATTKACAEALLASWISRFGVPDEITMDRGPVFLSELWTALARLMGTSLHATTAYNPAANGLVEGVHRLLKASLMARCTGEDWKSQLPWVLLSLRTAPRANGEASPVEKVYGEPLTVPGEFFPTNAGDADVSIARLRESAGRFTPCIKTFSDRTKHFLPKALSSCEHVFIRDDARR, from the coding sequence atgtcaGAGGCAACCACCAAAGCGTGCGCCGAAGCCcttctcgccagctggatcagtcgattcggagtgccagacgagatCACGATGGACCGCGGAcctgttttcctgtcggagttgtggaccgccttggcccgcctaatggggacatcgctacacgccaccaccgcctacaacccggcAGCTAATGGCTTGGTGGAGGGAGTCCACCGATTGCTCAAGGCTTCCCTAATGGCACGCTGCACCGGTGAAGATTGGAAGAGCCAGCTACCATGGGTCCTCCTCAGCCTCAGGACCGCCCCGCGGgcgaacggcgaggcatcacccgtggagaaggtatacggggaaccactgacagtccctggcgagttcttcccaaCCAATGCTGGCGACGccgacgtctccatcgccagactTCGGGAATCCGCTGGGAGATTCACGCCCTGTATCAAAACCTTCTCTGACAGGaccaaacacttcctcccgaaggccctatcatcatgcgaacacgtcttcatcagggacgacgcccgccgctaa